GCGCGAGCAGCACGCCACCGACACACAACAAACTGCTCACGCGCAGCAAACGCGCGCCGCCCATGCGGGCACGTACGGGATCGCCGCCGAATCGACCGACGGCCATGCCGACGGAAAACGCAGCATAGCCCGCGCCGATCCACGCGCCCTGCGCCAGCACCACTTCGCGCATGTACACGGCGGTCCAGTCGTACATTGCGCCCTCCACCACCAGACCGAGGAACGCGAGGATACCGAAGCCCGTCAGTTTGCGATGCAGCTTGCGACGCGACACCTCGTCCAGCGCGGGCGGCGGCGTGTGCTTGTGCGGCCCTTCGCCACCCTCGCCACCCTCGCTCCCCTCGCCTGCGCCCGCTTGCAGCACCGGGGCTTCGCCCGGCATCATGTCTCGCTGCATGAAGCGCGCGCCGACGACGATCACCACCGCGCAGCCGAGCGCCGCCAGTCCGATATGCCACTGCGGCGAGCCGTGATGCGCGAGCCACGCGCCGCCCACGAGCGCACCGGCCATGCCGCCCAGACTGAAGCAACCGTGCAGCGACGCCATGATCGGCCTGCGATAACGCGCTTCGAGCGTTGCGGCCTGCGCATTCACGGCAACGTCGTATGTCGCGTTCGCCGCGCCGTAGAGCGCCAGCCAGCCTACGAGGCCCCAATAACTGGGCATCGACAGAATGAATGCGCTCGTAAGCGCCAGCGCGATGCCGGAATGCAAGCTCGCGCGCTGACTGCCCGCGCGCCCGACCCAGCGCGCCATGCGCGACATGGTGACGATTGCGCCGCCCGCCACGGCGAACATCGCCACCGACAGGCTCGCGTCGTTCAGGGCGAACATCGCCTTGACGGTGGGCACATGCACGCCCCACGTCGCATACAGGAATCCGCTGCAAAACAGCAATGCCATCGTTGCCGCGCGCGCAGGCCAAAAGCCCGTGCGCGGCTTCGCGATTTCAGAAGTCATGGGAATTGAAGAAGTGCGGGAATTCAGGGGTGACAAGGCAGAGAACACCGCCTGGTCGTCATGAACGTTTTGATGCGGCCGACGAGCGTCCGGCGTTGCGGATCTCGCAATCGATGTTGAGAATTCTAACGCACTCTATGTGACAGCACAGTGCACTTTCGGCAACGTCGTCACGAATCCCGCTCAATGGGTGTGCGTGCACGCCGTCGATGCGACGGCGAAAAAAGCTGGCCGCCGCGCCACACCGGTCAAGTATGCGGGCGGCAGCCAGCAGGGGAAATCGATGCCCGGATGCTTCGTTCACCGATCCAGTGAATGCCTCGCGGTCAGTGGACTACGCGTCGATGGCATTGCGGTGCCGTTCGGGCAAGCGATTCCGCTACTGTCGGCGGACGAGGCAGCGCTGACAAGGCAATCTCCCACGTTGTGAGAAGACGACGCGCGCATTCGTCGGCGAACGCACGCCATGCGTCGGTGCGCGCACGACCGCGCACAACTTATCCACCGTTTTTGTTCACAAGGCTGTGGACAACGAACGGAGACAACGTGCCAAGCACTTGATCGGTATGGGGATTTCGACGCAGGCGATCAGTCGGCGGCACCCGCAGGCAAAAGACGCGCAGGCACCGCCGATTTATCCACAGATTTTGTGTTCAAGTCTGTGGACAAGTCCTTGATGAGAGGACCCAAGTGGTTGATTCGACTCAGAGATTCATTCCGCAGCCAGCGTCGAAGCAGCGCTGATCTGCTCCGGCGTCAGTGCGAATCCCTTGTTCCGCTCGCGCACCACGCGATGAATCAACTCCCACACCGTATGTGCGACGGGCGAGAGCGAGCGGTTCTTGCGGCGCACGAGCACGATGTTGCGCTCGAAGGCTGGCAGCAGCGGACGCACGGCGAGTGTGGAATTCTCCGGCAGTGGCAACGCCAGCGGCGGCAGCACGCTCACACCCAGCCCTTCCTGCACCATGCGGAAGATTGTGCTGACATGCCCCAACTCCTGCGTGATGGTCCCCTGCACTTTCTGCGTGGTGAGTGCACGGTCGATCAGCGGACGGCTACCCGAACTCTGGTTGAGCAGCACGAGGTTCTCGCCCGACAACTCCGACCAGTGCACAGCGCCTTGCGATGCCAGCGGATGATCATTGCGGCACACGAGACAGAACGGTTCGCTCATCAGATGCTCGGTCGTCAGATCGTCGGCCCCTTGCGGCGCCACCACGATGCCGAAGTCCACGTCGCCCGCACGCACGCTGTCGAGCACGGCGCGTTGCATCTGGTCGACGAGTGCGAGCGCGATGTCCGGATAGGTGGCTTGCGAAGCGAGCAACACACGCGGCATGAGCGTCGCGGAGATGGTCGGCGCTGCGCCAATGCGTACACGACCGGTGGTGCGCGCCTCCGCCCCGTGGGTCTGGAGCAACGCGATTTCGAGTTCGTCCAGCACCCGATCGAGGTTGCCCGCGAGCGTGACCCCCGCGTCGGTGAGCGCGACTTCCCGCGTCGTGCGGTCGACGAGGCGCAGGCCGAGTTGTCCTTCGAGTTCGTTGATGCAGCGGCTGATGGCCGGTTGTGTCAGGCCGATCTCGGCACCCGCGCGGCTGAAGTTCTTGCTGCGCGCTACGACCATGAAGACCTTGAGTTGTCTCAGCGATACGTTCATAAAGCCTGCCCGTAAGTATTCGAACTAGCCACAAATGACTCAGGCGCGCCGCCCACGGCGGCGCGCCCCCGTACGTGCTTCGATCAGGCTGCTGCCTTGACCATTTCCTCGATCACTTTCTTCGCATCGCCGAAGACCATCATGGTCTTATCGAGATAGAAAAGATCGTTATCCAGCCCGGCATAACCGGCGGCCATCGAGCGCTTGTTGACGATGATCGTCTTGGCCTTGTAAGCCTCGATGATCGGCATCCCGGCAATCGGCGATTGCGGATCGTTCTTCGCGGCGGGGTTCACCACGTCGTTCGCACCGAGCACGAGCACCACGTCCGTCTGACCGAATTCGCCGTTGATTTCGTCCATCTCCAGCACCTGGTCGTACGGCACTTCGGCTTCGGCCAGCAGCACGTTCATGTGACCCGGCATACGGCCCGCGACCGGGTGAATCGCATAACGCACGCTCACGCCCTTCTCGATCAGCTTGTCCGTCAGTTCCTTGAGGGCATGCTGGGCGCGTGCCACGGCCAGGCCGTAACCCGGCACGATCACCAGCGATTCGGCATTGCTCATGAGGAACGCTGCGTCGTCGGGCGAGCCGGACTTCACCGGACGCTGCTGTTGTTCGCCCGCCGCCGCCCCCGCGCCCGGCGTCGCACCGAAGCCACCGAGAATCACGTTGAAGAACGAGCGGTTCATCGCCTTGCACATGATGTACGACAGAATCGCGCCGGACGAGCCGACCAGCGAGCCCGCGATAATCAGCATCGGGTTGTTCAGCGAGAAGCCGATGCCTGCGGCCGCCCAGCCCGAGTACGAGTTCAGCATCGAGACCACGACCGGCATATCCGCACCGCCAATCGGGATGATGATGAGCACGCCGAGTACGAAGGCGATGGCGGTCATGATGACGAACGGCGTCCAGCTCAGCGTCGTGAAGAACGCAATGCCGAAGCCGAGCATCGCAATCGCGAGCGCCAGGTTCACGAAGTGCTGGCCCTTGAACACGACCGGCGCGCCCTGGAACAGACGGAACTTGTACTTGCCCGAGAGCTTGCCGAACGCAATGACCGACCCCGAGAACGTGATCGCGCCGACGAACGTGCCGATGAACAGCTCGATACGGTTGCCCGGCGGCAGCGCCTCGCCTGCGGCGACGATGCCGAACGCAGCGGGTTCCGCCACAGCAGCCACAGCGATACAGACAGCCGCCAGACCGATCAGCGAGTGCATGGCGGCCACGAGTTCCGGCATCTTCGTCATCTCGACCTTGCGGGCGACGTAGGCACCGATGCCGCCACCGACAACGAGACCTGCGAGGATCAGCCCCAGACCGGAGAAGTTGCCGCCCGAGAGCTTGCGCAACTCGAAAATCAGCGCCACGGTCGTCACGGCTGCGATCGTCATGCCGATCATGCCGAAGGCGTTGCCGCGACGCGCCATGCGCGGATTCGACAAGCCCTTGAGCGCCTGAATGAAACAGATCGACGCGACCAGATACAACAGCGTCACAAGATTCATGCTCATGTCAGTGCGCTCCCTTTGCTGCCGATTCGTCGTTGGCCGCCTTCGCAGGGGCCTTATCCTTTTTCTTGAACATCTCCAGCATGCGCTGCGTGACGAGGAAGCCCCCGAACACGTTCACCGCTGCGAGCGCCACCGCCACAACACCCATCGTCTTGCCGAGGTTGCCTTCGGTGAGGCCTGCGGCCAGCATGGCCCCCACGATCACAATGGCCGAGATCGCGTTGGTCACCGCCATGAGCGGCGTGTGCAATGCCGGTGTGACGTTCCACACCACGTGATAGCCGACGTACACCGCCAGCACGAAGATGATCAGGTTGATCACCGTGTGATTAATCAATTCCATGGCAGAGCCTCCCCTTATGCCGCACGCAGCACTTGACCGTCGCGGCACATCAGGCACGCACTGACGATGTCGTCGTTGGTATCGATGACGAACTGACCTTCCTTGTCGATGACGAGCTTCAGGAAGTCGAGCACGTTACGGGCATAAAGCGCGGAAGCATCCGCAGCCACCATACCGGCAAGGTTGGTGTAGCCCGCGATGGTGACGCCGTGGACTTTGACGACTTCGTCGGCGACCGACAGCGGGCAGTTGCCGCCGCCGTTGGCACCGCGTCCGGCGGCCAGATCGATGATCACCGAGCCGGGCTTCATGGCCTTGACGGTGTCTTCGCTGATGAGCGTCGGGGCAGCGCGGCCCGGGATCAGGGCGGTGGAGATGACAATGTCGGCCTGCGTCAGACGCGTGTGCACCAGTTGTGCCTGACGAGCGAGCCATGCTGCGGGCATCGGACGCGCATAGCCACCCACGCCCTTGGCGATCTCGCGTTCTTCGTCGGTCTCGAACGGCACGTCGATGAATTTCGCGCCGAGCGATTCGATCTGCTCACGCACCGCCGGACGCACGTCTGACGCTTCGATCACTGCGCCCAGACGCTTGGCCGTCGCGATGGCTTGCAAGCCCGCAACGCCAGCGCCGAGCACGACCAGACGCGCAGCCTTCACCGTACCGGCCGCCGTCATCAGCATCGGCATGAAGCGCTGATAGAGGTTCGCGGCGAGCATCACGGCCTTGTAGCCTGCGATGTTGGCCTGCGAGGAGAGCACGTCCATGCTTTGCGCACGCGTGGTGCGCGGCGCGGCTTCGAGCGCGAAGCCGATGATGCCGGCCGCCGCCATTCGCGCATTGTTCTCGGCATCGAACGGATTGAGCATGCCGACGACTACCGCGCCACGACGCATCTGTGCGATCTCGGCCACCGACGGCGCACGGACCTTCAGCACCATCTCGGCACCGAACGCCTCGGCAGCGCTGCCGGTCGACGCGCCCGCTGCGACATACGCCGCATCCGGTACGCTCGCCGCCTCGCCTGCGCTCTGCTCCACGGTGACGCGATGTCCTGCGCTCACCAGCTTCTTCACCGTTTCCGGTGTGGCCGCGACGCGGGATTCGCCGTCGGCCGTCTCCTTTGGAATGCCAATATGCATAGTTATTGTCTCGGGGTCTGAGCCCCTGTCGTGTTGTGAAACTCAGGCCGCAGCCATATCTCTATTGCGCGGCGCCTGCATCGAACGACCTTCGTTGGCCGCTTCGAAGCAACGCACCTTGGTGCAGTGAATCAGATCGCACAGGAATTCCGGCTCGTAAGCGCGCAACAAGTGCGGCTGATGTCCGTCGAGGTAAGCCCCGATCATCGTCAGTTCGGCCATGCGCAACGCTTGCGCCGAAGCGCCTTCGAGATAGGCCAGCGGCAGATCCTGATTGCCGGTGGTGTGGAGCAAACGGGTGTAGGTGTGGTTGTCCCAATACCAGTCCAGACCCAGTTCGACGAATGCGTTGTTGAACGCATGCAGATGAGCGTTGGCAACCGGTGCCAGAGCGGCGGGTTTGATATGCGATTCGATGACCGACATGATGGCGTCTCCCAAAATAGTGATCGTCCAAACCCGCGTGCTTCTCTGGCGTGACGCGTCCTCCAACACCTTGCTGTCACACCGCCTTCATGCGGGCTGCCATTGCAGATTACGCAGCCCGACATATAAAAGACAGTTAAAGTTAATTATGCAAACCATCAACGATTACTTATACTTCCCGAAGCACATCATGCTCGTCATGCACATCGATCAAACATGAAACACGCCACACTCCGTCAGTTGAAAGTCTTCGAAGCCGTGGCGCGCCATTTGAGCTTTTCGCGCGCCGCCGAAGAACTTCACCTCACGCAACCGGCCGTCTCGACGCAAGTCAAGCAACTTGAGACACACGCCGGATTGCCGCTCTTCGAGCAGTTGGGCAAGAAGATTTTCCTGACGCCGGCAGGTGCGGAGATGCTGCATTACAGCCGCGCAATCATCGCCCTCTTTCGCGAAACCGAAGAGGCGATGGACCACCTCAAAGGCATTACCGGCGGCAAGCTCAACGTGGCCGTCATCAGCGCGGGCGACTACTTCTTCCCGCGTCTGCTGGCGGCGTTCACCGCTCGCTATCCCGGCGTCACGCTCAACCTCACGGTGCATAACCGCGAGGAACTGCTGCACCAGCTCACCGAAAACCTGACCGATCTGGCGGTGATGGTGCGTCCGCCTCACGAGATCGACACGATCAACGAAGCCTTCGCGCCGCACCCTTACATCATCGTGGCCCCGCCCGGTCATGCGCTGGCCGGTCAGAAACAGATTCCGTTCTCCCGACTGACGCAAGAACCGTTCATCAGCCGGGAGCGCGGCTCCGACACCTGGAACTCCTTGCAGGACGCCTTCGGTCATCGCACACAGCAACTGAAAATTGCGATGGAAATATCCAGCACGGAAACCATCAAGCAGGCGGTGATTGCGGGCATGGGGATCAGCTTCCTGTCCGCGCACACCGTCGGCATGGAGTTGCAGACGGGGCAGTTGACGGTGCTCGACGTGCAGGGCTTTCCGGCATGGCAAAGCTGGTACGTCGTGCATCGCCGTAGCAAACGGCTGCCGCCGGTCGCACTCGCCTTCCGTCAGTTCCTGCTCTCGGAAGGCGCAGCGCTGATCGACGGGATGATGGCCTACAAAAGCACGGTGCCGCCGCCCTCAGGCAGCGACACGAGATAGGCCACCAACGCCCTCATTGCTCCCATGCCCTGGCAGATCGCGAAGATCTGCCGAATGAAAAAGGGCGATCGGCTCAGGCCATTGCCACCCCGGCCGACCACCGTGAAATCGCTTGCGAGGTGCCGGTCAGCCGCCCATGCGGTTGGCCAGCGTGCCGAGTCCGTCGATGCTCACTTCCACCAGCGCGCCCTCTTTCATCGAGCCCACGCCAATCGAGGTGCCCACCGCGATCACATCGCCGGGCAGCAGCGTCATGTCCTGGGACAGACGCGCAACGAGCTGCCACGGATTGAAGATCATGTCGGCAAGCGGGTAGCGCTGGCGCTCCGTGCCGTCGAGCGTCGTGACCAGTTCGGCCTCGCGCCAGTCGAAGTCCTCGGCAATGAACGGGCCGAGGCAGCCGAACGTGTCGAAGCCCTTGGCGCGTGTCCACTGTGCAAAGTTGCCGTCCTGCTCGATGATTTCAGCGGCCGTCACGTCGTTGACCAGCGTATAGCCGAGGATGTAGTCGCGTGCGGCTTCTTCGCTGACGTTGCTCGCCGCCTTGCCGATGACGATGCCCAGCTCGCCCTCGAAGACGATCTTCCCCGCATACGACGCCGGGCGACGAATCACCGCGTCGGGACCGTTGAGCGTGGTCGCAGGCTTGATGAGGAAGAGCGGATGCGAAGGCGCCGCTTTGCCGAGCTTCGCGCCGAGCGCGTGATAGTTGTTCCAGAGCGCCACGATTTTCGACGGCTCGCACGGGCACAGCAGATCGACCGCGTCGCGCGCAATCGTCGCGCCGGTGGCGACCGGCTGATCGTAGAGATCGCCGCGATGTTCGAGAATCTGATCGCCCTGCAGCAGGCCAAAGCCAGTGCGGCCGTGTGCGGTCTTGAAACGGGTCCAGAGCTTCATGCGTTTGCCATTCCTGTAGCGGCCCGGCAGCACGGCAACGTTCGCCATGTGCGCGCCGGGCGCGATGTCTTGAAGTCATTCACATCTGCCTCTTGCAGACACTGGGGCGCCTGCTACATGCATTGCGCCCGTTCAAATTCGTCAGACCGCCCCGACCTCGCGTAGCGCCGCGATCTGTTGCGGGCTGTAGCCGAATTCGCCGAGCACGTCGTCCGTGTGTTCGCCCAGCAGCGGCGAACGCTCCACATGCGTGGGGCTGTCGGAGAGCTTGATCGGGTTGCCGACGGTGAGGTACTTGCCGCGCTTCGGGTGGTCGACTTCGACGATGGTGCCGGTCTCGCGCAGCGACATGTCTTCGGCGATTTCCTTCATCGACAGAATCGGACCGCACGGAATGTCGTACTCGTTGAGAATGCCCATGACCTCGAACTTGCTCTTCGTCATGGTCCATTGCTCGACGGTGTCGAAGATCTCGCGCAGACGCGGCAGACGCGCTCGCGGCGTGGCGTAATCGGGATGCTCGACCCACTCGGGCTTGCCGATCACCTTGCAGATCGAACCCCACACGGGTGCCTGCGTAATGAAGTAGATGTACGCGTTCGGATCCGTTTCCCAGCCCTGGCACTTGAGAATCCAGCCCGGCTGACCGCCACCCGAGGCATTGCCCGCGCGCGGCACCGCATCGCCGAACTGACCGTTCGGGAACTGCGGATACTCTTCCATCACGCGCGCGCGCTCAAGGCGCTGCTGGTCGCGCAGCTTCACGCGGCACAGGTTCAGCACGCCGTCCTGCATGGCGGCCAGCACGCGCTGGCCCTGCCCGGTCATGGTGCGCTGATACAGCGCCGTCACAATGCCCAGCGCCAGATGCAGGCCCGTGCCCGAATCGCCGATCTGCGCGCCCGTGACCATGGGCGGGCCGTCGTCGAAACCGGTGGTGGAGGCCGCGCCGCCCACGCACTGCGCCACGTTCTCATAGACCTTGCAGTCCTGATACGGACCGGGGCCGAAGCCCTTCACAGAGGCCACGATCATGCGCGGGTTCAGCGAATGAATGTGCTCCCAGGTGAAACCCATGCGATCGAGTGCACCGGGTGCGAAGTTCTCCACAAGCACGTCGCAGTCGCGAATCATGCGCTCGAGCACCGCCTTGCCTTCCGGATGCTTCGTATCGAGCGTGATCGAACGCTTATTGCTGTTGAGCATCGTGAAGTAGAGGCTGTCCGCGTCAGGAATGTCGCGCAGCTGATCGCGCGTCACATCACCGTGCCCCGCGCGTTCGATCTTGATAACGTCCGCGCCGAACCAAGCCAGCAATTGCGTACACGTTGGCCCGGACTGCACATGCGTGAAGTCGAGAATGCGCACACCTTCGAGTGCCTTTCCCATGGTTTGTCTCCTCCTGATGCGACGGCGTTTATGTAATGGGTGCGCGAGAGTCCCCCGATAGCCGTTCTGAAAGCAGCCTTACACGTGGGTCTCACCGGATCTGACGACGGCTGTCGCCTCTTCGGGCGCCATCCCATTCGTCGATCGAATCTTGTGATATACGGTATTTCATACACGATATTTTATCAACGGCTTTTTGTTGCCGATGCGATTTGCTGTGTCGCCGCATTTCCTCATTAAGATCGCGCAAATCCCCATAAATAAAGGGTCTCCGCATTGCAACATCGCTCGACTTTTCCTCCCGGAATACGGGTTTACAGGCATGTGTCACAGAGATGAATCGAGGCAAGGGACAAGGTGAATGTGCATCGCGCCCCTTTAAATATATTGAATACAAAATACTTATTAGGTGATGCCCTCGCCTTTTCACTGTCGCTGAAAACAAAAAAGCACCGGTGCGCATCGCGCATCGGTGCTTCGTTCGCAGCTTGGGGAGGTCCGGCGCAGACGTTATGCCAACGACGCCCCTGCAATTGTCAGTCCATCAACCTGCCGTGGCGGCGAGTTTGGCTTCGAGTTCGGTCACGCGCTTGCGCAACTGACGGTCTTCCTGAAAGCGTGCGGTCTCATCGCGTATGACGGCGACGATGCCAGTCACTTCGCCGCCCTCGCCATGCAGCAGCGCGACGGTGAAGGCAATCGACATGGCGCGGCCGTCCTTGTGCGCGGCGGGCACTTTGAGCAGATCGCTGCCGTACTTGGTCTGGCCGGTCTCCATCGTCTTGGCATAGCCTTCGTTGTGACGTGCCCGCAGCCGGTCCGGAATGATGATGTCCAACGGCTGACCGACCGCCTCTTCTGCCGAGAAACCGAACATCTTTTGCGCACCGGAATTCCAGAGCGTGATGATGTTTTGCGGGTCGGCCACGACGATGGCGTCGCCCACCACTTCTACCAACTGCCCGACGTCGACAGATGCGCTCATGATGTCTCCAATAACCTTGTGGGGGAATGCGATTGACATGACTACCAAACATGCCAATAAAGTACATCAATTAGAGGACAACACGGTCCCGAAAATAAAAATGGGTGCCGACTCCGCAGGGAGCCGCACCCATGAACACCTTGCCTGCTTGCGAGATGCCCGCACCGCCGCCGCCCGAAGGCGGCGACGGCACATGCGACATCACGATGTTGCGTGACGGCCTTAGACCGAGCGCGACGTGTGCAGGTTAGCGATCTGGTCCTTGCTGTAGCCCAGCTCGGCCAGGATCTCGTCGGTGTGCTCACCCAGCAGCGGCGACCCCGTGATTTCCGGCTTCAGACCCGAGAACTTGATCGGGCTGCCGACCGTCAGGTACGAACCACGTTCCTTGTGCGGCACTTCCACGATCGTGCCCGATGCGCGCAGCGACGGATCGTTGGCGATTTCCTTCATCGAGAGCACCGGGGCGCAAGGAATGTCGAACTTGCGCAGGATGTCGACCGCTTCGTACTTCGTCTTGTCGGCCAGCCAGGCTTCGATGGTCGCGAAGATGTCGAAGATGTGCGGTTGACGGGCTTGTGCCGTGGCGTAGTTCGGATCGCTGATCCACTCCGGCTTGCCCAGCGCGCGGCAGATCGGCTCCCAGGCGTGACCCTGAATCGTGAAGTAGATGTAAGCGTTCGGGTCGGTTTCCCAGCCCTTGCACTTGAGCACCCAACCCGG
This window of the Pandoraea sputorum genome carries:
- a CDS encoding MFS transporter translates to MTSEIAKPRTGFWPARAATMALLFCSGFLYATWGVHVPTVKAMFALNDASLSVAMFAVAGGAIVTMSRMARWVGRAGSQRASLHSGIALALTSAFILSMPSYWGLVGWLALYGAANATYDVAVNAQAATLEARYRRPIMASLHGCFSLGGMAGALVGGAWLAHHGSPQWHIGLAALGCAVVIVVGARFMQRDMMPGEAPVLQAGAGEGSEGGEGGEGPHKHTPPPALDEVSRRKLHRKLTGFGILAFLGLVVEGAMYDWTAVYMREVVLAQGAWIGAGYAAFSVGMAVGRFGGDPVRARMGGARLLRVSSLLCVGGVLLALFWREPAAVVAGFALAGLGLSNVMPVMFAASGEVARGAGMASAEAIAVMAKLAYLGLLVGPVLIGAIAHGISLPFALGAGLLCIVPIALLAPKMLAGVDGRAAKH
- a CDS encoding LysR family transcriptional regulator, whose protein sequence is MNVSLRQLKVFMVVARSKNFSRAGAEIGLTQPAISRCINELEGQLGLRLVDRTTREVALTDAGVTLAGNLDRVLDELEIALLQTHGAEARTTGRVRIGAAPTISATLMPRVLLASQATYPDIALALVDQMQRAVLDSVRAGDVDFGIVVAPQGADDLTTEHLMSEPFCLVCRNDHPLASQGAVHWSELSGENLVLLNQSSGSRPLIDRALTTQKVQGTITQELGHVSTIFRMVQEGLGVSVLPPLALPLPENSTLAVRPLLPAFERNIVLVRRKNRSLSPVAHTVWELIHRVVRERNKGFALTPEQISAASTLAAE
- a CDS encoding NAD(P)(+) transhydrogenase (Re/Si-specific) subunit beta is translated as MSMNLVTLLYLVASICFIQALKGLSNPRMARRGNAFGMIGMTIAAVTTVALIFELRKLSGGNFSGLGLILAGLVVGGGIGAYVARKVEMTKMPELVAAMHSLIGLAAVCIAVAAVAEPAAFGIVAAGEALPPGNRIELFIGTFVGAITFSGSVIAFGKLSGKYKFRLFQGAPVVFKGQHFVNLALAIAMLGFGIAFFTTLSWTPFVIMTAIAFVLGVLIIIPIGGADMPVVVSMLNSYSGWAAAGIGFSLNNPMLIIAGSLVGSSGAILSYIMCKAMNRSFFNVILGGFGATPGAGAAAGEQQQRPVKSGSPDDAAFLMSNAESLVIVPGYGLAVARAQHALKELTDKLIEKGVSVRYAIHPVAGRMPGHMNVLLAEAEVPYDQVLEMDEINGEFGQTDVVLVLGANDVVNPAAKNDPQSPIAGMPIIEAYKAKTIIVNKRSMAAGYAGLDNDLFYLDKTMMVFGDAKKVIEEMVKAAA
- a CDS encoding NAD(P) transhydrogenase subunit alpha; translated protein: MELINHTVINLIIFVLAVYVGYHVVWNVTPALHTPLMAVTNAISAIVIVGAMLAAGLTEGNLGKTMGVVAVALAAVNVFGGFLVTQRMLEMFKKKDKAPAKAANDESAAKGAH
- a CDS encoding Re/Si-specific NAD(P)(+) transhydrogenase subunit alpha, whose amino-acid sequence is MHIGIPKETADGESRVAATPETVKKLVSAGHRVTVEQSAGEAASVPDAAYVAAGASTGSAAEAFGAEMVLKVRAPSVAEIAQMRRGAVVVGMLNPFDAENNARMAAAGIIGFALEAAPRTTRAQSMDVLSSQANIAGYKAVMLAANLYQRFMPMLMTAAGTVKAARLVVLGAGVAGLQAIATAKRLGAVIEASDVRPAVREQIESLGAKFIDVPFETDEEREIAKGVGGYARPMPAAWLARQAQLVHTRLTQADIVISTALIPGRAAPTLISEDTVKAMKPGSVIIDLAAGRGANGGGNCPLSVADEVVKVHGVTIAGYTNLAGMVAADASALYARNVLDFLKLVIDKEGQFVIDTNDDIVSACLMCRDGQVLRAA
- a CDS encoding LysR family transcriptional regulator produces the protein MKHATLRQLKVFEAVARHLSFSRAAEELHLTQPAVSTQVKQLETHAGLPLFEQLGKKIFLTPAGAEMLHYSRAIIALFRETEEAMDHLKGITGGKLNVAVISAGDYFFPRLLAAFTARYPGVTLNLTVHNREELLHQLTENLTDLAVMVRPPHEIDTINEAFAPHPYIIVAPPGHALAGQKQIPFSRLTQEPFISRERGSDTWNSLQDAFGHRTQQLKIAMEISSTETIKQAVIAGMGISFLSAHTVGMELQTGQLTVLDVQGFPAWQSWYVVHRRSKRLPPVALAFRQFLLSEGAALIDGMMAYKSTVPPPSGSDTR
- a CDS encoding fumarylacetoacetate hydrolase family protein, whose product is MKLWTRFKTAHGRTGFGLLQGDQILEHRGDLYDQPVATGATIARDAVDLLCPCEPSKIVALWNNYHALGAKLGKAAPSHPLFLIKPATTLNGPDAVIRRPASYAGKIVFEGELGIVIGKAASNVSEEAARDYILGYTLVNDVTAAEIIEQDGNFAQWTRAKGFDTFGCLGPFIAEDFDWREAELVTTLDGTERQRYPLADMIFNPWQLVARLSQDMTLLPGDVIAVGTSIGVGSMKEGALVEVSIDGLGTLANRMGG
- the frc gene encoding formyl-CoA transferase; its protein translation is MGKALEGVRILDFTHVQSGPTCTQLLAWFGADVIKIERAGHGDVTRDQLRDIPDADSLYFTMLNSNKRSITLDTKHPEGKAVLERMIRDCDVLVENFAPGALDRMGFTWEHIHSLNPRMIVASVKGFGPGPYQDCKVYENVAQCVGGAASTTGFDDGPPMVTGAQIGDSGTGLHLALGIVTALYQRTMTGQGQRVLAAMQDGVLNLCRVKLRDQQRLERARVMEEYPQFPNGQFGDAVPRAGNASGGGQPGWILKCQGWETDPNAYIYFITQAPVWGSICKVIGKPEWVEHPDYATPRARLPRLREIFDTVEQWTMTKSKFEVMGILNEYDIPCGPILSMKEIAEDMSLRETGTIVEVDHPKRGKYLTVGNPIKLSDSPTHVERSPLLGEHTDDVLGEFGYSPQQIAALREVGAV
- a CDS encoding PAS domain-containing protein: MSASVDVGQLVEVVGDAIVVADPQNIITLWNSGAQKMFGFSAEEAVGQPLDIIIPDRLRARHNEGYAKTMETGQTKYGSDLLKVPAAHKDGRAMSIAFTVALLHGEGGEVTGIVAVIRDETARFQEDRQLRKRVTELEAKLAATAG